AGGTCCTCAAGTTGGATGACCTCGTCGGCCTCCTGTTCTTCGACCTGCTGGCTGAGTTTCGTGACGTACTGTTTGTACTCGTCGAGCTGTTCGCGGAGGTGTTCGGCCTCCAGCTCGAGGCGTTCGTGCTCGCGGACGAAGCTCTTCGGCACCTCGACCTTCGGCGGGAAGCTTTCTGAGGCGGAAGCGGTCTCGGAGGCGCTGCCGCCTTTGAGTTCGTGCTCCGGGACGACCCGGACCTGCCCGTCGTGAGCAACGAGGGTGTCCACGTAGTCGCGGAACACGGCCGACAGGGAGATGTCGCGCTCCTCGGCGATCTCCCTGAGGGTCTCGAACGCCTCCTCGTTCACCCGAAAGGAGATCGT
The genomic region above belongs to Natronomonas moolapensis 8.8.11 and contains:
- a CDS encoding ribbon-helix-helix protein, CopG family, giving the protein MGNKNKTISFRVNEEAFETLREIAEERDISLSAVFRDYVDTLVAHDGQVRVVPEHELKGGSASETASASESFPPKVEVPKSFVREHERLELEAEHLREQLDEYKQYVTKLSQQVEEQEADEVIQLEDLDGDEGEEEPFRLG